ACGACGAGCCGCACAAGGCGATGTACCAGCTGCTTAAAAAGCGGCACGTCGCACCGCAGTACGGAGGCAAGATGCGACTTGCACCCGAAACAAAGGACTACTTAGTTATTGACGATGTACCGGACGTCTTCCACACCGGTCACGTCCACAAACTCGGCTGGGGGAAGTACCACAACGTGTTGTCGGTCAACAGCGGCTGTTGGCAGGCCCAAACCGAGTTCCAGAAGAAAGTCAATATTGACCCTGATGTGGCTCACGCACCGATTGTCGACCTCGATACACTGAACATGACTGTCCGAAAGTTCGCCTGACCGGTCGTCCGAGCGCCGCCAGCGATAGATGCTATTTTAGGCCCGACACACAGAGAGACCCGTATGGATTACAACCCGCAGGAACTCGAAGCCGACTGGCGGGAGCGGTGGGACACCGAGGAGCGGTACGAACCGGATCCCACTTCGACCGCAGATCCCGAAGCCGAGGAGACGACGTTCATCACGGTCCCGTATCCCTACCCGAGCGGCGGGATGCATATCGGCCACGCCCGAACCTACACTGTCCCCGACGTGTATGCCCGATACCGTCGACAGCAGGGCGACAACGTCCTGTTCCCGATGGCATGGCACGTCACCGGAACGCCGATTATCGGTGCGGTCGAGCGCCTCGAAAAACGCGAGGAAAAACAGATGTCCGTCCTGCAGGACACCTACAACGTCTCCGACGACGTCCTCTCCGACCTCGAAACGCCGATGGGGTACGCCCGGCACTTCATCGAAGAACACTACAAAACGGGAATGCAGTCGCTCGGTCTCTCTATCGACTGGCGACGAGAGTTTACGACCAACGACGACCGCTACTCCAAGTTCATCACCTGGCAGTACGAAACTCTCCGCGAGCGCGGTCGACTCGAAAAGGGCCTCCACCCGGTCAAATTCTGCACTGAGCAGGAAAACCCGGTCACCACTCACGATCTGCTCGAAGGCGAAAATGTCGAATACCAAGAATACACTCTCGTCAAATTCGAGCAGGGTGATATGGTCGTCCCGATGGCGACGCTTCGACCCGAAACGGTCCGTGGTGTTACCAACGCCTACATCAACCCCAACTCGACCTACGTCGAGGCAACGGTCGACGGCGAGCAGTGGCTCGTCTCGGTTGAGGCCGCCGAAAAACTGGAACTGCAGGACCACGAGGTCGACATCACACGCGAGTTCCAAGGCTCGGAGTTCGTCGGCGAACACGTCACTAACCCCGTCACCGGCGACGAAGTTCTCGTTCTTCCCGCGGAGTTCGTCGACGCTGACAACGCGACCGGCGTCGTCATGTCGGTCCCTGCTCACAGCCCCGACGACTATCTCGCCCTGCTGGAGGCGAAGGCCGACCCTGAACGCCTCGAAAGCTACGGCATCGACCCCACAGAGGTCGACGCAATCGAACCCGTTCCCATTCTCGATGTCGAAGGCTACGGCGACATTCCAGCCAAAGACGCCGTCGAATCGGCTGGAATCACCAGCAGTAACAACCCGAATCTCAAAGAGGTCACACAGGACGTCTACAACGCGGAGTTCCACACCGGTCGACTCCACGACGAGTACGGCGAGTTCAGCGGCGAACTCATCGAGGACGTGCGCGACGAGTTAGCCGCTGCCTACCGTGAGCAGGGCTCGTTTGGCGAGCTGTACGACTTCCCGGAACCCGTCATCTCTCGGGCTGGCGGTAAAGTAGTCGTCGCCTATCAGGATACGTGGTTCCTCAGCTACAACGACGAGGACTGGAAAGCCGAGGCCAAGCGCGTCGTCGACCAGCTGGACACCATCCCCGACAACACCCGTGGGGAGTACGACCACACCATCGACTGGCTCAACGAGTGGCCCTGTATTCGGAAC
This sequence is a window from Halohasta litchfieldiae. Protein-coding genes within it:
- the leuS gene encoding leucine--tRNA ligase, yielding MDYNPQELEADWRERWDTEERYEPDPTSTADPEAEETTFITVPYPYPSGGMHIGHARTYTVPDVYARYRRQQGDNVLFPMAWHVTGTPIIGAVERLEKREEKQMSVLQDTYNVSDDVLSDLETPMGYARHFIEEHYKTGMQSLGLSIDWRREFTTNDDRYSKFITWQYETLRERGRLEKGLHPVKFCTEQENPVTTHDLLEGENVEYQEYTLVKFEQGDMVVPMATLRPETVRGVTNAYINPNSTYVEATVDGEQWLVSVEAAEKLELQDHEVDITREFQGSEFVGEHVTNPVTGDEVLVLPAEFVDADNATGVVMSVPAHSPDDYLALLEAKADPERLESYGIDPTEVDAIEPVPILDVEGYGDIPAKDAVESAGITSSNNPNLKEVTQDVYNAEFHTGRLHDEYGEFSGELIEDVRDELAAAYREQGSFGELYDFPEPVISRAGGKVVVAYQDTWFLSYNDEDWKAEAKRVVDQLDTIPDNTRGEYDHTIDWLNEWPCIRNYGLGTRLPWDESFVIEPLSDSTIYMAYYTIAHRLDEIPTEDLDREFFDALFYGDKAVDGKADPRALDLRAEWQYWYPVTQRFSANDLISNHLTFYLFHHAELFDEAQWPEGITIMGMGLLEGEKMSSSKGHVVLPGKAIEDYGADTVRFFLLNSAEPWQDYDWRSEQVAGVERQLTRFWNRAQELISEDVTDDVDPDTDLEHIDRWLLSKLQTTVADVTAALDNSETRTASQAAFYGFDEHLKWYRRRADLDRPGAQWTLQHVLETRLRLLAPFIPFMTNELHEQLTGTPAEDAPWPEVESEWQSTRTETEERGIERLTGDIQDILKVTEQDPETIRVYVAADWKQSVFETVRETGTNVGDVMGEVMQDPDLRERGNEVNQLVQDLVELVRSLDDDVLAVMDEIDERSTYETAVDFLEREYDAAVEIYAEDGVEIDDPEDRASKAVPFRPAIHIE